A stretch of Lactuca sativa cultivar Salinas chromosome 6, Lsat_Salinas_v11, whole genome shotgun sequence DNA encodes these proteins:
- the LOC111894192 gene encoding TPD1 protein homolog 1, which produces MASTFESLLTIILFTLLVKGHGQCQLKDLTVLTSQTPRQIQGVQEWQVMFVNNCKCTLKGVTVSCKGFHSVENVDPNVFAPIGNDNCIVNGGRPIEPFASVMFLYADPQHFVFEPVSHDMVCVST; this is translated from the exons ATGGCATCCACATTTGAGTCTCTCCTTACTATCATTCTCTTTACTCTTCTTGTGAAAG GCCATGGTCAGTGTCAACTTAAAGACTTAACTGTGTTGACATCACAGACACCTAGACAAATACAAGGTGTACAAGAATGGCAAGTGATGTTTGTAAACAATTGCAAATGTACTCTAAAAGGCGTTACTGTGTCATGCAAAGGTTTCCACTCAGTGGAGAATGTTGATCCAAATGTATTTGCACCTATCGGGAATGACAACTGTATTGTCAATGGTGGTCGGCCTATTGAACCTTTTGCGTCGGTCATGTTTCTTTATGCGGATCCTCAACATTTCGTATTTGAGCCTGTTTCCCATGATATGGTTTGTGTTTCCACTTGA